From Planifilum fimeticola, the proteins below share one genomic window:
- the hpaB gene encoding 4-hydroxyphenylacetate 3-monooxygenase, oxygenase component produces the protein MPARTGEQYVEELDRRNIEVWIHGEKVEGKISEHPAFRNIVRSLAELYDLQHHPDLRDEMTYVSPLSGERVGMSFLIPKTREDLEKRRKMMKRWADHSGGMMGRSPDYLNSALMACAAAADFFAEDDPRYGENVRNYYQYIRENDLSLTHTLIHPQANRSVSASKQKDPFLAARIVEKNSKGVVIRGARMLATLGGVTDEIMVFPSTLLKAGKEDDPYAFAFAIPCDTPGLKFLCRESFDYGKTPFDHPLGAQFEEIDSVVIFDDVLVPWDRIFMLGNAEIGNRLYRETNAVVHMAHQVVTKNVAKTEFILGVLAKMVDMVQIDRFQHVQEKLAEVIIVLEAMRAFLRASEVDAKIDRWGMMTPDFGPLNAARNYYPRIYPRFAEIVQQLGASGLMAIPTEADFKGGLRPEIDRYLQAANAEAEERVKLFRLAWDIGVSAFGGRQVLYERFFFGDPVRMAGALYQSYDKRPYMEKVERFLERAGMRAQDRAEVR, from the coding sequence ATGCCTGCGCGTACCGGTGAACAGTATGTGGAGGAGTTGGACCGGAGAAACATCGAGGTGTGGATCCACGGGGAGAAAGTGGAGGGAAAGATTTCGGAGCATCCGGCCTTCCGGAACATCGTGCGCAGCCTGGCGGAATTGTATGACCTGCAGCACCATCCGGACCTCCGGGATGAGATGACCTATGTCTCCCCGCTGTCGGGCGAAAGGGTGGGCATGTCCTTCCTGATTCCGAAAACCCGGGAGGATCTGGAGAAGCGCCGCAAAATGATGAAGCGGTGGGCGGATCATTCCGGCGGGATGATGGGGCGGTCCCCCGATTACCTGAACAGCGCCCTGATGGCCTGCGCCGCCGCGGCGGACTTTTTCGCCGAGGACGATCCCCGCTACGGGGAAAACGTCCGGAATTATTACCAGTACATCCGGGAAAACGATCTCAGCCTCACCCACACCTTGATCCATCCCCAGGCGAATCGGTCCGTCAGCGCTTCCAAACAGAAGGACCCCTTTTTGGCGGCCCGGATCGTGGAGAAGAACAGCAAGGGCGTGGTGATCCGGGGGGCTCGGATGTTGGCCACCCTGGGCGGAGTGACCGACGAGATCATGGTGTTTCCCTCCACCCTACTGAAAGCCGGCAAGGAGGATGATCCCTACGCCTTCGCCTTCGCCATCCCCTGCGATACGCCCGGACTCAAGTTCCTGTGCCGGGAGAGCTTCGATTATGGAAAGACGCCCTTCGATCATCCCCTGGGCGCCCAGTTTGAAGAGATCGACTCCGTGGTGATCTTCGACGACGTGCTGGTGCCCTGGGACCGGATTTTCATGCTGGGCAACGCGGAGATCGGCAACCGGCTGTACCGGGAAACCAACGCCGTCGTCCACATGGCCCACCAGGTCGTGACCAAAAACGTGGCCAAGACGGAGTTCATCCTCGGCGTGTTGGCCAAGATGGTGGACATGGTGCAGATCGACCGCTTTCAGCACGTGCAGGAGAAGTTGGCGGAAGTGATCATCGTCCTGGAGGCGATGAGGGCTTTCCTCCGGGCGAGCGAAGTGGATGCGAAGATCGACCGGTGGGGGATGATGACCCCGGATTTCGGCCCTCTGAACGCGGCCCGGAACTACTACCCCCGCATCTATCCCCGCTTTGCGGAAATCGTCCAGCAGCTGGGGGCGAGCGGCCTGATGGCGATACCCACGGAGGCCGATTTCAAAGGGGGTCTGCGCCCGGAGATCGACAGGTACCTGCAGGCCGCCAATGCCGAAGCGGAGGAGCGCGTAAAGCTGTTCCGCCTGGCGTGGGACATCGGCGTCAGCGCCTTCGGGGGGCGTCAGGTCCTGTACGAGCGGTTTTTCTTCGGCGATCCGGTTCGCATGGCCGGTGCGCTGTACCAGTCCTACGACAAACGGCCCTACATGGAGAAGGTGGAGCGGTTCCTTGAGCGGGCCGGCATGCGGGCCCAGGATCGGGCGGAAGTGAGATGA
- the hpaE gene encoding 5-carboxymethyl-2-hydroxymuconate semialdehyde dehydrogenase: MTSPLSSVRTEQVQQYIGGQRVAASGGETFETVNPANNRPITTVPAGDERDIDRAVAAAKEAFDKGPWRKMKVAERVEILERIADGILEHAEELARLETLDTGLPIKQTRGQIRRAGQNFRFFADMARHHLTGETYPVDGTFLNYTVRRPVGVAGLITPWNTPFMLSTWKLAPCLAAGNTCVLKPAEWSPLTIDRFTRIVEEAGLPPGVFNVVHGYGETAGAALVRHPDVQLISFTGETRTGMEIMRNGADTLKRFSMELGGKSPVIVFEDADLDRALDAAVFGVYSLNGERCTAGSRLFLQESIYEPFVEKLKERVRRIRVGDPFDERTELGPLIHREHLKRVRGYLETAREEGAEIAVGGGTPAGLEEGNYLEATLILGVRNEMRVAQEEIFGPVLTVIPFREEEEVIRKANDVIYGLAAYVWTENLERAHNVAQSIESGMVWINSQNVRDLRTPFGGSKYSGIGREGGTHSFEFFTEVQTVHVALGKHAIPRFGAE, from the coding sequence ATGACATCCCCCCTTTCTTCCGTCCGAACGGAACAAGTGCAGCAGTACATCGGCGGGCAGCGGGTCGCCGCTTCCGGCGGGGAGACCTTTGAGACGGTGAATCCCGCCAACAATCGGCCCATCACCACCGTTCCCGCCGGGGACGAGCGGGACATCGACCGGGCCGTGGCCGCGGCGAAGGAAGCCTTCGACAAGGGGCCCTGGCGGAAGATGAAAGTGGCCGAACGCGTCGAGATCCTGGAGCGGATCGCCGACGGCATCCTGGAGCACGCCGAGGAGCTGGCCCGGCTGGAGACCCTGGACACCGGCCTGCCCATCAAGCAGACCCGGGGCCAAATCCGCCGGGCGGGGCAGAATTTCCGCTTCTTCGCCGACATGGCCCGCCATCACCTGACCGGGGAGACTTATCCCGTGGACGGGACCTTTCTCAATTACACCGTCCGCCGTCCTGTCGGCGTCGCCGGGCTGATCACCCCCTGGAACACCCCGTTCATGCTTTCCACCTGGAAATTGGCGCCCTGTCTGGCGGCGGGGAACACCTGCGTGCTGAAGCCCGCCGAGTGGTCCCCCCTGACCATCGACCGGTTCACCCGCATCGTGGAAGAGGCCGGGTTGCCTCCGGGCGTGTTCAATGTGGTCCACGGGTACGGGGAGACGGCGGGTGCGGCCCTGGTGCGCCATCCCGACGTCCAGCTGATCTCCTTCACCGGGGAGACGCGCACCGGGATGGAAATCATGCGAAACGGCGCCGATACCCTGAAGCGGTTTTCCATGGAACTGGGCGGAAAATCCCCGGTGATCGTCTTTGAGGACGCGGATCTGGACCGGGCCCTGGATGCCGCCGTCTTCGGCGTTTACTCCCTCAACGGCGAACGCTGCACGGCGGGATCCCGTCTGTTTCTCCAGGAGTCCATCTATGAACCCTTCGTGGAGAAGCTGAAGGAGAGGGTGCGGCGCATCCGGGTCGGCGATCCCTTCGACGAGCGGACCGAACTGGGCCCCCTGATCCACCGGGAGCACCTGAAGCGGGTGCGGGGGTACCTGGAGACCGCCCGCGAAGAGGGAGCGGAGATCGCGGTGGGGGGCGGCACCCCGGCGGGGCTCGAGGAGGGCAATTATCTGGAGGCCACCCTGATCCTCGGCGTCCGCAATGAGATGCGGGTGGCCCAGGAGGAGATTTTCGGCCCCGTCCTCACGGTGATCCCCTTCCGGGAGGAAGAGGAGGTGATCCGGAAGGCCAATGATGTGATCTACGGCCTCGCCGCCTACGTGTGGACGGAGAACCTGGAGCGGGCGCACAATGTGGCCCAGTCGATCGAATCGGGGATGGTTTGGATCAATTCTCAGAACGTTCGAGATCTTCGGACCCCCTTCGGCGGAAGCAAATACAGCGGGATCGGACGGGAGGGAGGCACGCACAGTTTTGAGTTTTTCACCGAAGTTCAGACGGTTCACGTCGCCTTGGGCAAGCATGCGATTCCCCGTTTTGGAGCCGAGTGA
- a CDS encoding fumarylacetoacetate hydrolase family protein, producing MKHARYLYRGRVRNGRVEDGMLVDESGLRLAMDEVEAWLPPVIPNKMIGVALNFADHAEELGLAMPEEPVLFIKPNSSLIGHRSPVEYPRGIRHMHYEAELVAVIGRPGRNIRREEALDYVLGYTIANDVTVRDFVGNMYRPPIRAKGQDTFGPMGPFLVDKEDVPDPGNLAIRTYVNGRLRQEGHTSDMIFSVEDLIAFISSFMTLEPGDMIWTGTPKGISPVEPGDVMRVEIEGIGVLENPVVLSPHTNVPTEKQEV from the coding sequence GTGAAACACGCTCGATATCTGTACCGGGGACGGGTTCGGAACGGACGGGTGGAGGACGGAATGCTGGTGGATGAGAGCGGGCTGCGGCTGGCCATGGATGAGGTGGAGGCCTGGCTGCCTCCGGTGATACCCAACAAGATGATCGGTGTCGCCCTCAACTTTGCGGATCACGCGGAAGAATTGGGGCTTGCCATGCCCGAGGAACCGGTGCTGTTCATCAAACCCAACAGCTCGCTGATCGGCCACCGGTCGCCGGTGGAATATCCCCGGGGCATCCGCCACATGCACTACGAGGCCGAATTGGTGGCCGTGATCGGCCGACCGGGGCGCAACATCCGACGGGAAGAGGCACTGGATTACGTCCTCGGGTATACGATCGCCAACGACGTGACGGTGCGCGATTTCGTGGGCAACATGTACCGGCCCCCGATCCGCGCCAAGGGACAGGATACCTTCGGACCGATGGGGCCCTTCCTGGTGGACAAGGAGGATGTGCCCGATCCGGGAAATCTGGCGATCCGGACCTATGTCAACGGCCGGTTGCGGCAGGAAGGGCACACGTCGGACATGATCTTTTCCGTGGAGGATCTGATCGCCTTCATCAGCTCCTTCATGACGCTGGAGCCGGGGGACATGATCTGGACCGGAACCCCGAAGGGGATCTCCCCGGTGGAGCCGGGGGACGTGATGCGCGTGGAGATCGAAGGGATCGGGGTGCTGGAGAATCCGGTGGTTCTCTCTCCCCACACGAATGTGCCTACCGAGAAGCAGGAGGTGTGA
- the hpaI gene encoding 2,4-dihydroxyhept-2-ene-1,7-dioic acid aldolase has translation MKNVDRLRGSVCPVVTPFNERDEVDEEKLRELIDWQLENGTHGISVTGTTGEPSSLTLEERERVMAVAVEHVAGRAPVILGTGSTNHKETLYLTKRAEELGADAALVIVPYYNKPSQEGLYQHFRRVAESVDIPIIVYNIPGRTAVNMEPETLARLREACPNVVGVKESNKNFEQVSHVLRLCGRDFLVYSGIETLCYPILAVGGAGFISATCNVLPREMSKLYELVRDGRWQEAIDLHYRLLPLNDALFWETNPGPLKTALGMMGKIHPALRLPLVPPNEEMQAKLREILRMYQLVE, from the coding sequence ATGAAAAACGTTGACCGGTTGCGCGGTTCGGTTTGTCCGGTGGTCACCCCCTTTAACGAGAGGGATGAAGTGGACGAAGAGAAGTTGAGAGAACTGATCGATTGGCAGCTTGAAAACGGGACCCACGGGATTTCGGTGACCGGCACCACGGGAGAACCCAGCTCCCTCACCCTTGAGGAGAGGGAGCGGGTGATGGCCGTCGCCGTGGAACACGTGGCCGGGCGAGCCCCCGTCATTCTGGGGACGGGGTCCACCAACCACAAGGAAACGCTCTATCTGACCAAAAGGGCGGAGGAGCTGGGGGCCGATGCGGCGCTGGTGATCGTCCCCTACTACAACAAACCCTCCCAGGAGGGGCTGTACCAGCACTTCCGCCGCGTGGCGGAGTCCGTGGACATCCCCATCATTGTCTACAACATTCCCGGCAGAACCGCCGTCAACATGGAACCGGAGACCCTCGCCCGCCTCCGGGAAGCTTGTCCCAATGTGGTGGGAGTGAAGGAGTCCAACAAGAATTTTGAACAGGTCAGCCACGTCCTGAGGTTGTGCGGCCGCGATTTCCTGGTCTATTCCGGGATCGAGACCCTCTGCTATCCGATCCTGGCCGTCGGAGGCGCCGGTTTTATCAGCGCCACCTGCAACGTTTTGCCGCGGGAGATGTCCAAATTGTATGAACTGGTGCGCGACGGCCGCTGGCAGGAAGCGATCGACCTGCATTACCGGCTGCTCCCCCTGAACGACGCCCTGTTCTGGGAGACCAATCCGGGACCGCTGAAGACCGCGTTGGGGATGATGGGGAAAATCCATCCCGCCCTTCGCCTGCCGCTGGTTCCCCCGAATGAGGAGATGCAGGCCAAATTGCGGGAGATTTTGCGGATGTACCAACTCGTGGAGTAG
- a CDS encoding GntR family transcriptional regulator: MKGTISKQKLAYELIRERILDGTYPPGTRIVLDAVAKEIGTSSIPVREAIRRLEADGLIEYQPFAGARVAPMDETAYVQSLNVLAVLEGYATALSVSRLTEEDFRRLVEINESMKEALTDFDFVRFGNLNRDFHQTILERCENDVLKEQVRQIWGKLDAVRQRGVWHVPSRARESIDEHEHLVELMRNKASAEEIEKAARQHKLNTATAFLNRRERSV; the protein is encoded by the coding sequence ATGAAAGGGACAATCAGCAAACAGAAGTTGGCCTACGAGCTGATCCGCGAGCGGATTCTCGACGGAACCTATCCGCCCGGCACGCGGATCGTCCTGGACGCGGTGGCCAAGGAGATCGGCACCAGCTCCATCCCCGTCCGGGAAGCGATTCGTCGCCTGGAAGCGGACGGGCTGATCGAGTATCAGCCCTTCGCCGGAGCCCGGGTCGCTCCGATGGATGAAACCGCTTATGTCCAGAGCCTGAACGTGTTGGCGGTGCTGGAGGGATACGCGACGGCCCTGAGCGTTTCCCGGCTGACGGAGGAGGATTTTCGGCGGCTTGTCGAGATCAACGAATCGATGAAGGAGGCTTTGACGGACTTCGATTTTGTCCGGTTCGGGAACCTGAACCGGGATTTTCACCAGACGATTTTGGAAAGGTGCGAAAATGACGTCCTGAAAGAGCAGGTGCGGCAGATCTGGGGGAAGCTGGACGCCGTCAGGCAGCGCGGGGTGTGGCACGTTCCCTCCCGGGCCAGGGAATCCATCGACGAACACGAGCATCTCGTAGAACTGATGAGGAACAAAGCGTCCGCCGAGGAGATCGAGAAGGCGGCGCGGCAGCACAAGTTGAACACGGCGACCGCGTTCCTGAATCGCCGGGAGCGATCCGTCTAG
- the ggt gene encoding gamma-glutamyltransferase: MRLRWKPILGILCSLLLTLSLAIPSTLVEAKRSSAPHRQVAVGEEGMVVTAHPLATQVGADVLRQGGNAVDAAVAIQFVLNVVEPMMSGIGGGGFMMVYDAETRKVSIVNSRERAPMGAKPDMFLDEDGNVIPFPERHTHGNAVGVPGTLKGLETALDRWGTRPLSKLIDPAIRLAERGVKVNWVLADAIEENKEKLARTAARDVFLPGGKPLKEGDLLVQKDLAKTLRLIQKHGTDVFYRGKVGEAIARTVREHGGSMTLNDLKRYRVTMDRPVRGTFKDYEIVSMPPPSSGGLTAIQILKLLEELEARRYDVRSPEKYHLFAEAMHLAYADRGAYIGDPEFVDVPMKGLLHPEYIRKRAALVSMDRANPEVEPGDPWKYEGKNGNKPASAQPDDRPIGQTTHFTVADRWGNLVSYTTTIEQLFGSGIMVPEYGILLNNELTDFDAVPGGPNEVRPFKRPMSSMTPTIVFRNGKPVMTVGSPGGSTIIASVFQVIFNKLEYGMPLKAAIEEPRIYSNLYPDIRWEEGVPEQARSRLQELGHRWESAPVNIGNVQSIWIDHRSGLYIGAADSTREGAAIGLFGKGKKK; encoded by the coding sequence ATGAGACTTCGCTGGAAACCGATTCTGGGTATCCTGTGTTCCCTGTTGCTGACCCTTTCCCTGGCGATTCCATCTACCCTGGTGGAAGCGAAGCGCTCCTCCGCCCCTCACCGGCAGGTGGCGGTGGGCGAGGAGGGGATGGTGGTCACCGCCCACCCCCTAGCGACCCAGGTGGGGGCGGATGTGTTGCGCCAGGGCGGAAACGCCGTGGATGCGGCGGTGGCGATTCAGTTTGTGTTAAACGTGGTGGAGCCGATGATGTCCGGAATCGGCGGGGGCGGCTTCATGATGGTCTACGACGCCGAGACCCGAAAGGTCTCTATCGTCAACAGCCGGGAACGGGCTCCGATGGGAGCCAAACCCGACATGTTCCTGGACGAGGACGGAAACGTGATTCCCTTTCCGGAGCGCCACACCCACGGGAATGCGGTGGGCGTCCCCGGCACCTTGAAGGGATTGGAGACCGCCCTGGACCGGTGGGGAACCCGTCCCCTTTCCAAACTGATCGATCCCGCCATCCGCTTGGCGGAAAGGGGAGTGAAGGTCAACTGGGTGTTGGCGGATGCCATCGAGGAGAATAAGGAAAAGCTGGCCAGGACCGCCGCCAGGGATGTTTTCCTCCCCGGCGGAAAACCCCTGAAGGAAGGGGATCTGTTGGTTCAGAAGGATCTGGCCAAAACCCTGCGCCTGATCCAAAAACACGGAACCGACGTCTTCTACCGGGGAAAAGTGGGCGAAGCGATCGCCCGGACCGTTCGTGAGCACGGCGGCAGCATGACATTGAACGATCTGAAGCGTTACCGCGTCACGATGGATCGGCCGGTCCGGGGAACCTTCAAGGATTACGAGATCGTGTCCATGCCGCCCCCCAGCTCCGGCGGCCTCACCGCGATCCAGATCCTGAAGCTGCTGGAAGAACTGGAAGCGAGACGATACGACGTCCGTTCCCCGGAAAAGTATCACCTGTTTGCCGAAGCGATGCACCTGGCCTATGCCGACCGGGGGGCTTACATCGGTGATCCGGAGTTTGTCGATGTCCCGATGAAGGGGTTGCTCCATCCGGAATACATCCGGAAACGGGCCGCCCTGGTATCGATGGATCGGGCCAACCCGGAGGTGGAACCCGGGGATCCCTGGAAATACGAAGGGAAAAACGGGAACAAACCGGCCTCCGCCCAACCCGATGACCGGCCGATCGGCCAGACGACCCACTTCACCGTGGCCGACCGGTGGGGCAACCTGGTTTCCTACACCACCACGATCGAGCAGCTCTTCGGAAGCGGGATCATGGTTCCGGAGTACGGCATCCTGCTGAACAACGAGCTGACCGACTTCGACGCCGTTCCCGGCGGCCCCAACGAAGTCCGGCCCTTCAAGCGGCCGATGAGCTCCATGACCCCCACCATCGTGTTCCGGAACGGAAAGCCGGTCATGACCGTCGGCTCCCCCGGCGGCTCGACGATTATCGCCTCCGTCTTCCAGGTGATCTTCAACAAGCTGGAGTACGGCATGCCGCTCAAAGCGGCCATTGAAGAACCGCGGATCTACAGCAACCTCTATCCCGACATCCGCTGGGAAGAAGGGGTTCCCGAGCAGGCCCGCAGCCGGCTCCAAGAACTCGGCCACCGGTGGGAAAGCGCGCCCGTCAACATCGGAAACGTGCAGAGCATCTGGATCGATCACCGGTCCGGCCTCTACATCGGCGCGGCGGATTCGACCCGTGAGGGGGCGGCCATCGGCCTGTTCGGAAAAGGAAAGAAAAAATGA
- a CDS encoding NAD(P)H-dependent flavin oxidoreductase: MPVIAAPMFLVSSPELVVECCKAGIIGSFPSLNARTVDVLDDWMTHIAEELRKAREDQPDRRIAPWAVNLIVHRTNPRYEADLELIRKHRPPVVITSLGNPAPVVDVVHGYGGLVFSDVSTLVHARKAAGSGVDGLILVCSGAGGHAGRINPFAFVGEVRRFWDGILILAGCLSSGRDVFAARAMGADLAYMGTRFIPSAESFASDEYKEMLIQSDLDDLIYTDAFSGVHANFLKPSIRRAGLDPDRLQRKESVDFSHLDQTNAKAWKDIWSAGQGVGRIERVQPVSEIVADLKREYDEALKEFRHALP; this comes from the coding sequence TTGCCCGTCATCGCAGCGCCGATGTTTCTCGTCTCCAGCCCCGAACTGGTCGTGGAATGCTGCAAAGCAGGGATCATCGGTTCCTTTCCTTCTTTAAACGCCCGCACCGTTGATGTGTTGGACGACTGGATGACGCACATCGCGGAAGAGCTGAGAAAAGCCCGGGAGGACCAGCCGGACCGTCGGATCGCTCCCTGGGCGGTCAATTTGATCGTCCACCGGACCAATCCGCGGTATGAGGCCGATCTGGAACTGATCCGAAAGCACCGCCCGCCGGTCGTCATCACCTCCCTCGGCAATCCCGCGCCGGTGGTCGACGTCGTGCACGGGTACGGAGGACTCGTCTTTTCCGACGTCAGCACCCTGGTCCACGCCAGGAAGGCGGCGGGTTCCGGCGTCGACGGCCTGATCCTGGTCTGTTCCGGGGCGGGGGGGCATGCCGGAAGGATCAATCCCTTCGCCTTTGTCGGGGAGGTTCGCCGCTTCTGGGACGGAATCCTTATCCTGGCCGGTTGTCTCTCCAGCGGACGGGATGTTTTCGCCGCCCGGGCGATGGGGGCCGATCTGGCTTACATGGGGACCCGGTTCATCCCCTCCGCCGAAAGTTTTGCGAGTGACGAATACAAAGAGATGCTGATCCAGTCCGACCTGGACGATTTGATTTACACGGACGCCTTCAGCGGTGTGCACGCCAACTTCCTCAAGCCCAGCATCCGGAGGGCCGGCCTGGATCCGGATCGCCTTCAAAGGAAAGAATCCGTCGATTTTTCCCACCTGGACCAAACCAATGCAAAGGCCTGGAAAGATATCTGGTCTGCCGGACAGGGAGTGGGGAGAATCGAACGGGTGCAACCCGTTTCCGAAATCGTGGCGGATCTCAAGCGGGAATACGACGAGGCCCTTAAAGAGTTCCGTCACGCCCTCCCTTGA
- a CDS encoding DinB family protein — protein MKVSDAIEKIRRDLVDTLEQLDRWFDLPAGSLTYKPRDGGWSIREVLEHITLTNHFLMIIIRKGKSAEAVRTRKSSPRGNRPGSSGIHCTTGCFFLGSSRTHGADGKRTC, from the coding sequence ATGAAAGTATCCGATGCAATCGAAAAAATCCGCAGGGATCTTGTGGATACCTTGGAGCAGCTCGATCGATGGTTTGATCTGCCCGCCGGATCACTAACCTACAAGCCAAGGGACGGCGGCTGGTCGATCCGTGAGGTATTGGAGCATATCACGCTCACCAACCACTTTTTGATGATCATTATCCGCAAAGGAAAAAGCGCTGAAGCGGTACGAACAAGGAAAAGTTCCCCACGGGGAAACCGACCTGGATCGTCTGGCATCCATTGCACGACCGGATGCTTTTTCCTGGGATCGTCCCGAACACATGGAGCCGACGGGAAACGTACCTGTTGA
- a CDS encoding DinB family protein, which translates to MEPTGNVPVEEIRATLHKQQKQCLDILDALSAGQGTLYHVRMSVQNLGKIDLYQWMYFLVQHQKRHLVQLEKILQEWRRQKAKKI; encoded by the coding sequence ATGGAGCCGACGGGAAACGTACCTGTTGAAGAAATTCGCGCCACCCTCCACAAACAGCAGAAGCAATGCCTCGACATTTTGGACGCGCTTTCGGCAGGCCAGGGAACGTTGTATCACGTGCGCATGTCGGTGCAAAACCTGGGAAAGATCGACTTATATCAATGGATGTACTTTTTGGTGCAACATCAAAAACGGCACCTTGTTCAACTGGAGAAGATTTTGCAAGAATGGCGTCGGCAAAAAGCAAAGAAAATATGA
- a CDS encoding glucose 1-dehydrogenase: MKPFVGRVVLVTGGGSGIGRATSLAFAKKGAKVIVAGRTREKIVETQEMIGNLGGEAIAIQADVSVGEQVKKMMRTIVDRFGRLDFACNAAGIGGKLAPTADIPEDDFDLTLAINLKGVWLCMKYQIRQMLKQGSGVIVNISSINGLGGTPNAAVYSASKSGVISLTQSAALEYAHSNIRINAVCPGAIRTPMLERVFNETGITQSRYESQIPIKRIGDPNDIANSVTWLCSDEASYITGHVMVIDGGVAAR, translated from the coding sequence ATGAAACCATTTGTTGGTAGAGTGGTTTTGGTTACAGGTGGCGGTTCTGGAATAGGAAGAGCAACTTCATTGGCTTTTGCAAAAAAAGGAGCAAAGGTAATTGTCGCAGGACGCACAAGAGAGAAGATTGTTGAAACCCAAGAAATGATCGGGAATTTGGGTGGAGAGGCGATTGCGATTCAAGCGGATGTTTCCGTGGGCGAACAAGTGAAGAAGATGATGCGAACAATCGTCGATCGTTTTGGGCGTCTGGACTTTGCATGCAACGCCGCTGGTATAGGTGGAAAACTGGCCCCCACGGCGGACATTCCAGAAGACGATTTTGATTTAACTCTGGCAATCAACCTTAAAGGCGTCTGGCTTTGCATGAAATATCAAATTCGTCAGATGCTAAAACAAGGCTCTGGAGTGATTGTGAATATCTCATCCATCAATGGTTTGGGCGGCACGCCAAATGCAGCCGTTTACTCGGCAAGCAAGAGTGGAGTGATCAGTTTAACACAATCCGCTGCGCTTGAATATGCCCATTCCAATATTCGCATCAACGCGGTATGTCCGGGAGCTATTCGTACGCCCATGTTAGAGCGGGTATTCAACGAAACCGGAATCACACAAAGTCGATATGAGTCTCAAATACCAATCAAGCGGATTGGTGATCCAAATGATATTGCAAACTCAGTCACTTGGTTGTGCTCGGACGAGGCCAGCTATATAACGGGACACGTAATGGTGATTGACGGCGGAGTGGCTGCAAGATGA
- the rbsB gene encoding ribose ABC transporter substrate-binding protein RbsB, giving the protein MKKVWFSLLTAVLVVGLIAGCSSQSGLEQQEEKQDDSVTIGFSISTLNNPFFVTLKEGAEKAAKDSGAELIVVDAQDDSAKQLSDVEDLIQKKVDILLINPTDSHAVSSAVESANQAGIPVITVDREAEGGETVAHIASDNVSGGKMAGEYILEQLGGKGNIVELEGIPGTSAARDRGKGFHEAVDGKPGVKVVASQPADFNRAKGLNVMENILQSHKDIQAVFAHNDEMALGALEAIQGAKKEILVVGFDAIEDAVKAVEKGDMAATIAQKPEEMGRIAAEVAVKAAKGEKVDKFYPVELELITKK; this is encoded by the coding sequence ATGAAAAAGGTGTGGTTTTCCCTGTTGACGGCCGTGTTGGTCGTCGGATTGATCGCGGGCTGTTCCAGCCAGTCCGGCCTGGAGCAGCAGGAAGAGAAGCAGGATGACAGCGTGACGATCGGTTTTTCCATCTCGACGCTCAACAACCCCTTCTTCGTCACCCTGAAGGAGGGAGCGGAGAAGGCGGCCAAGGACTCCGGTGCGGAACTGATCGTCGTCGATGCCCAGGATGACAGCGCCAAGCAGTTGAGTGACGTGGAGGACTTGATCCAGAAGAAGGTGGACATTCTCCTGATCAACCCCACGGACAGCCATGCGGTTTCCAGTGCCGTGGAGTCCGCCAATCAGGCGGGAATTCCGGTGATCACCGTGGACCGTGAAGCCGAAGGCGGGGAAACGGTGGCCCACATCGCCTCCGACAACGTGTCGGGCGGGAAAATGGCCGGTGAATATATCCTGGAGCAGCTGGGCGGCAAGGGCAACATCGTGGAGCTGGAGGGAATCCCCGGAACCTCCGCCGCCCGGGACCGGGGCAAGGGATTCCACGAAGCCGTGGACGGCAAGCCGGGTGTGAAGGTGGTGGCTTCCCAGCCGGCGGACTTCAACCGGGCGAAGGGCCTGAACGTGATGGAGAACATCCTGCAGAGCCACAAGGACATCCAGGCGGTTTTCGCCCATAATGACGAAATGGCGTTGGGCGCGCTGGAGGCGATTCAAGGCGCCAAGAAAGAGATCCTGGTCGTCGGCTTCGATGCCATCGAGGATGCGGTGAAGGCCGTCGAAAAGGGAGACATGGCCGCCACCATCGCCCAGAAGCCGGAGGAGATGGGCCGGATCGCCGCGGAAGTGGCTGTCAAGGCCGCCAAGGGAGAGAAAGTGGATAAGTTTTATCCGGTGGAGCTGGAACTGATTACGAAGAAGTGA